The genomic region AGCTATCTGCATGCTTCATACTGTGGATTTTGAAAATAGCATCACTGTAATATAAAATCATGTGCAGTGGGGCTGGCTCTAGAGTGAGGCTGGATTAAAAGGTAAATGAAGCAATGTTGGCACATAGACAGCCCTGCATATAAGCTAAAAATAATGCATAATTTGCAGGAGATGAATCCTGTAAGCCACCACACCACATGAGGTGTGACAATGGAATGTGTATAATGGTCTTCTTCAGATGTGATGGAGATAATGACTGTGGTGACTGGTCAGATGAACATGGCTGCAATGGAACAGAGGTAAGGTAGTTTGTAATGCCAACATTTGTTCCTAGTGAACTGGGCTCTTAATATCCCATGTTAAACTGTCAATAGTTCTTAGAGATTTTAAAGTTCAATAAACACTAAAATATTGGTTACTGGTGATGTTGGTAAACATAACTAAAATTTTCATATGGTATATTGAGGGCATGGTGTTCTGATAGCTGGTTGTGAATGTGGTGTGCCCCTTTAGCCTGCTACTCCAGAGTGCATGGCTGATGAATTCAGATGTGGAGATGGCACTTGCATCCCACCCGAGTGGATATGTGATGGGAGTCAGGACTGCAGTGATGGTAGTGATGAAGTGCTGGGCTGCAGCAAACAGGTATGTACATGTTCACTTCAGATATGAAAGAGGCTAGAAAGTAAAAAATATGTAGTCAAAACATTCTATTGCATTGTTCCAATGCAGCTATCATGTCATGAAGACTTCCTATGTGACAACCACCACTGTGTCCCAAAAGCATGGCAGTGTGATGGGAATGATGACTGTGGTGATGGCAGTGATGAAATGAATTGTAAGTAACACATTCCAAAGTGTCTATAATTCAATCAACAATGATTGCAGCCTATGGGCAGCTTAcagtattacttctcttcagaaatTACACAATTGCCTATAGAAATTTGCACTCACTTATCTGGACTGAATTACACATTAAGTTTCTGCAATAAATGAAACTTCAGATGGTGGTGGAAAAATTAGAACAAGAAACCCTTAGGACTTCTTTGTTTCAAACATGCCTCTTCAGAAAAATAACATTTAGACTGGAAGTAACATCAAAATGTCAAGTGTAATGGGTGATAAAGGTGTAAGTTGGCTTTTTTCCTGTTGACTAGTTCTGACTTGTTTACACTATTTCCATTATTTCTAAATTCAGAGAAACATCACCTTAATTGGTGTAATCTAACACCTAACAGATAAGTGGTTTACACTTCACTGTAAATAATGGAATCCTGTTATTCAGGCCATGGAAAATCAGCTAAGCCAGACTGTGATGTTGCCCACAACTTATATGCGTGCAGAGATGGCCTACATTGTATAGAAATGACTGAAGTGTGCGATGGCACACCCCACTGTCTTGATGCCTCAGATGAAGGTTTACTGTGCCAAAAAAGTAAGTATGCCTTCATTGTGATCTGTTAATGGATGCAGTGATATGCACTGAAGCAATTTTGATAATGTTGTAGGCAAGTCACTATGTGCATCAAAGGGATGCACTTTCAAATGTCAACCAACACCAAATGGACCATTGTGCTTGTGTCCCTTGGGGTTTGCTCTTGTGGAGGAGAAGTACTGCAGAGGTAACAATGATAAATTCTTCATATaagaaagaaatgatttttcaatacTTGGCTCACTTCTAAACCACCAAAACTTACAGATGTTGATGAATGTCTCACCTATGGCATCTGCTCCCAGAAGTGCAACAACACCAATGGTGGTTACTTGTGTTACTGTGCTGAAGGCTACTCATTGCAAAGCAACAACCATACCTGTGCTGCCAATGGTAAGGTGTAGAAAATTAAGTAATAACACCTGTACAGTGTTGGCGAAATTATTCATGCACTGACATTTTCAGAGGGTGAAGCTGTACTGCTTTTTTCAACAAAAACTGAAGTTCGTGCTTACTTCATGAAAAACAAGGTGTACATAACTATTGCAGACAATCAAAAGCATATAGCTGGTGTGGGATATGATGGTTCCTATGTCTACTGGACAAGTGTGAGAGACAGTGAAGAGGCTATACTGCGAAGCAATGCAGATGGTTCTGCAATAGATGTTCTTGTCACATCAGGTATGTACCTGCAGTGAGATGTTTCTCTTCATTTTGTTACTGCTGTCTCATGCTCTAACCTGTTGGAACTTGGCAGGTCTTAGCTTGCCAGAAGACTTGGCCTTGGATCTTGTGACTGGAAACATATACTTCACTGATGGGGAAGAAAGCTATATAGGGGTATGCACAAAAACTGGCAAAGAATGTGCAGTTCTGGTGAATGAAGATGTACTGAAGCCCAGAGGCATTGCCCTACTGGTCCAGAAGGGGTAAAGCAGCTTCATATCTTTCCATAATAAGAATATGATATGGTGCATTTTATATTGAAATTTCTGATGGATGTTGCAGGCAAATGTTCTGGTCTGATTGGGGAAATGTGCCAAAAATAGCAACTGCTGGGATGGATGGATCTTTTCCTAGGGTACTTGTATCAGAGGTCCAGTGGCCAAATGGCATAGCAATAGACTTAGGGAATAAACGTCTATACTGGGTTGATGCCAAGCTCCAGACAATAGAATCTGTGACCCTGGATGGCTCGGACAGAAGGGTGTGTGGTCTGTAAATACATAGTATAGGTGGAAATGAAAGATAATTTGGATGCCATttgatttctgtgtttcttctttccTCCAGATTATCCTGAAAGATGTTGTGAAGCACCCATACTCAATAGCAGTATTTGAAGACACTTTGTATTGGTCTGACTGGCATGGAAAGCAGATCTTGTCTTGCAACAAATACACTGGGAAGGAGCACAAGAATTTAGTGAGGTCAAGAAAAAATCATATTTATGGAATAAGCATCTACCATCCTGTTCTCCATCCACAGGTAATATTTGCAAAGCACTATTTCCTTTAAGATTTCATTGTTAAGATCTTGCAAATGAGATGTGCTTTCCTAGGTGAGAAACCCATGTGAAAGTGCTGGCTGCAGTGACATCTGCATGCTTGCTCCAGAAGATTCATACACTTGCACCTGTCCAGAAGGAAAGCAGTTGGCTAGTGATCAGCATACTTGCATGGGTAAGCAGTTGTAATTCAATGGTCAAAGTAGAAATAGATGAGCGTTGCCTTGAACCAGCTGTTCAgcaaaactacaaaaattattttaataaaaaaattacagatcTCCAGAGGAAACAGCTAATTGTGGCAACTGCCAGCAATCGAATAGTGGAGGTGGAGCACAGAATCCTTGGAAAGCAATCATACTCAGTTATGATGCCAACGGGTATTCAACAGATAGATGCTACTACATACAGTCCTATAGATGGTGAGTAGGTTGCTCCAATATTTTGTACTGGGAGAAACATTCAGGATATGACAATTAACTTTTTTTTCCCCCAGATATGCTGATATTTGCAGACAACTCGCAGAGAAAATTATTCACTCTGTCCCTTGCCACAATGAGACTGAAGACTTTGATCAGACGCAGGATTGGGTGGCTAACTAGCATGGATTTTGGTAAGTAATTACAGTGGCTTTGGTGTTGATGGGAAATACATTAGATGTAATGCTAGAGTTTGTTCACAGATCCCTATGGCAACAACTTATACTGGACGGACTCCGAACGCAACATTGTTGAGGTGATGAGCATGGCCACAAAACAACGTAGTGTGTTGCTGCGAGGGGTTGGTGATGAGGCACCACACAGTATAGCTGTAGTCCCACAAGAGGGGTATGTGCAAGTGTTCCCTCACGACCATGTAagtcattaataatcattgtagaATGTAATAATATAATGCTTGATACTGCAGGTACATGTTTGTTGCTTGTGGGATGGAAGGCAAGATACATATAGATAAAATGTTCATGGACGGTTCTGGTAAGAGGGATCACTCAATTAAAGGTATTAAGGGGCCAGAAGTGTCCCTGTGGTATGAAtctggtttaaatgaaattttctgggCTGATAGTGGAAAGAAGACTATCGGCAGCTTTCCCATTGATGGTAAGTATGTTTTGTGGAGACCTCTACGTAAAAGCAAAAAGGGATAGGAACTAATGCGAAACCTTTGCAGGTGAGGGCAGACACATTGTACAGAGACTGACTGCTTCTCCAGTGGCTATTGCCTCTGTTGCACAGGATCTGTTCTGGACTGTTGGTGGCAGCAACTACTTGTATTGGGCCAATAAATACATGATTGAGGGAAAGGTCAAGAGAGTTACTTTAGGTAagtaaaaaagtgtgtgtgtgtgtgtgtgtgtgtgtgtgtttttattttttatttttttgttttttttctcctAATTCCCACTTTCTTCAGAAATGGAAGAATCTCAAAACATCAGGTTGACAGCTGTGAAAGGGGTAAAGTTTCCTCCAACTCATCCTTGTCACATACTGAATGGAGGCTGCAGCCATTTGTGTTTGCTGAGAGGACAACAACATGtgagtaataataatgacaaatatTTTCCACACTTGTTGAGAATGGTTCTTTACACTTACTGTATGATCAGGTCTGTGGGTGCCCAGAAGGGATGTACCTCCAAGGTAACAATGGAACTTGCATTGCTGATGTCTGCAAAGGGAATGAATTTCATTGTGAGAGAGACAAGATATGTATACCTGCAGCATCCAGGTAATGCCTTGCAAGAGCATAACAACATTGCTAGATCGGTAAATATATTAACTGAAAGACTTAAAATATTTGGATCAGGTGCAATGGAGTTCTCGACTGCCCAGGAGGAGACGATGAGAGGAACTGTGATCAGTGTAGGGATTATGAGTTCAGATGTGACAATGGCCAGTGCATATCATTTGAAATGAAATGTGATGGTACAAAGCAGTGTCAAGATGGGTCAGATGAAAGGCACTGTGAAAGAACAGCTTGCTTGCCAGGTAACATACCAGATGATTTCAGTGGCTAATTAACTGGATAGGTGCAGTGTGACAATTTAATCCTTTGTTGCAGATGAGTTTGAATGTACAAATGGTGGGTGCATAGACAGGCATATGCGCTGTGATGCTCGGAGTGACTGTGAGGACAGTTCTGATGAAGAAAACTGTGCTGCAGGTAAAATATGTCCATGAATTAGCTTAAAATGGTCTGCTGAATTGAAATTCTTAATGTGTCACTGGCTTCATCTCTTTCTGCATTCCAGTGACCTGCCAAGAGGAGGAATACAGGTGTGAAGTAGGTACTTGCCTCCCTGCCTCATGGGAATGTGACGGTGAAGTAAACTGCCCAGATGGCTCTGATGAACATGACCAGTGTCGTGAGTATATTGTTGGTTTGGTGGAGTTAAAGGTGACTGCCAAACTGAAATGCATAACAATTCCTACTTTGCAGCTCCTCCTACTTGTGGACCACAGGAGTTCATGTGTAGCAATGGGAACTGCATATACGTGGAATTTATCTGTGACACACAAGATGACTGCGGTGATGGCTCTGATGAAAAGCAGTGCAGTGCCCCTACCACAAAAAACATATCCTGCACAAAAGATGAATTCTTATGCTCCTCAACAAAAGGGACATGTATTCCTTCCACCCAGAGGTAGTGGCATTTCTTCTAGCACATTTTGTATAGAAAAGAACAAAACTTCACTGTCACCTGTATTTTATCCACCAGGTGTGATGGCAATGCAGACTGTCCAAAGGCAGAAGATGAGAGAGGATGTGGGTGTGATCCTCAAGAATTTGAGTGCAAGAATGGAAAATGTATTGCTTCTTCTTGGGTCTGTGACACAATGAATGACTGTGGTGATGGATCTGATGAAGATCCAGATAGATGTACCAGCAAGAAAGGTAAGTTCACTTGATACTTAAGAGGAAAAAATAAATGACAAATTCATTAACATTTGTCTTTTCTAGGAGAAAAGAAGTGTGCTGGTTTTGCATGTGCATCTGGCAAATGCCTGGAGGTTAAGCAACTATGTGATGGCACTAAAGATTGTGAAGATGGATCTGATGAGGGAGGAAAGTGTGGTAAGCTACCTTGAAAAAAAGATGAAATCTGTGTTGACCATGTATGTGGTAGCCTCTGACAATGAAAATTTCATGCTGCAGGATCTGCCTGCAAGGGTAGCCCTTGTGATGGTGGCTGTCAACCCACACCAGCTGGACCACAGTGCTACTGTGATGAAGGCTATGAACTTCAACCTGATGGGAGAAGCTGCCATGATATCAATGAATGCCTGCAGCATGTGTGTTCACAGGTGTGCTTGAATGTGCCTGGCAGTTTCAGGTGTGCCTGCATGCCAGAGTACTCACTGAAGTTAGACAGAATATCCTGCAAGGCCAAAGGTGAGTCTGGTGTAGGTATTcggacagagaataacaaaataagCAGGTTTCATCTCAGGTTTCCAATGGAGAACCTGGAGCATGAATCTGAGAAAGAAATGGAAGACTTATGTATATGCTTAGTCCATTCTTGAAATACTTCTGCTGTCACTACGAAAATATTCAGGTTATATTTGATAAAACAATGTTGTGCATTCCCTCTTGGTTCCAAAAGGTTAAAGATGAAATATTATTTGGATGTGATCTTTAACTATGAAGATGATAAATTGTTCTTGTTGGAGTGCAAATTGTACTGCTAATACTTTAATCCATTAGCTTGGTTATTGCTGTGAAACTCTTAAAATTACCACCTTGTGTTTCATTCTGTTCAGATACCAACAAAATGTTTATGCTATTTCACcaatgttgtttatttttttttaataaccaaTACATTATCATGCACTATGGGTATAGGCAAACtctgatcgaacactcaaattgcaggtCGTCCTATGGAATATGTGTTCGTTGTTGGCGAAAGTGAAATACGCATAGCTTCACAATCGTTCAGCCATGTTGATGTTGTACACAGACATACGTCCCTCAAAGTAACAGGCCTGGATGTTGATGCCAGAGAGGACTTAGTTTACTGGAGTGCTCGTAAGTGACTGAAGTGGCAGCATATGGCATGGTTAAATACTGTATAGTAACACTTGGATTTTTGTTGCAGGTGACACGAACACTATTTACTCTCTCTCATTAAAGACACGCAACAAGACTTCAATAACTGGACTAGGAAAACCAACAGAAATAGCTATAGACTGGCTGACAAAGAATGTTTATTATGTAAATGAATTGTTTGTAAGCCAAAGCTATTTGCAGGTGGGTGTTAGCCAAGTGatggaaaatgcaaagaagaaatggGTCTGTTATATTGCATAATGAACTTCGTCTTCCAGGTATGCAGTTTGGCTGACAAGTTATGTGCCAAGGTGATAAATGGAGAGCACAACACTGAAATAAAGAACTTGGTGGTTGACCCACCTTCAGGGTAAGCAAACTTGTCCTCAGTACAGGGAGTTCAAACTGTGTTAAGAGAGCTAGTCAGCTGCTAGTAAACCCTGTCGAATGAAAATGGTTTTTAATTACATCTGAAATAGGCTCAATTTGTTCCAGCCTCTTGTTTTGGACTGAGACCAGTATGTTCACATTTGGCACTCCATCAAATGCCATACTGAGTGCAGAAATGTCTGGAGCAAACAAGCAAAGGGTGATAAAATCAATCCTGGGATATGTTAGTGGCCTTGCCGTGGACCCGATAAAGAGGAGACTGTACTGGGCAGAACGGTTGTCTCATGTTATAGAAGCAGTTGACTACAGTGGTGAAAACAGGCAGCAGCTCTTCAGGAAACAGGTAAGAAATGGGGCACAGAACACACAACTAATGTGGATACAGTGcattacattttgctttttgtgtgcAGGTGGAAAACCCTACTTGCCTTGTGCTGTTTGAGGATAACTTACACTGGCTGACCTCGGGATCTGGTGTGCTAACAAGATGTCGGATTTTTGGAGTGCTTCCCACATGTGAAAAGATTCACATCCATGCATCTGATGCTGACTACTTCACAATTGTCCAAGAGACGCGTCAGTTAAAGGGTACAGCTTATATCTTTTCTTTGCagtttctgtgattttttttaaatatagaaaatCTAGTAGCCATGTAACTGTGGGTTGTTGAACAGGACATAACCCCTGCAAAGGACACAGCTGCTCATATTTGTGTGTGCTGTCACCACGTGGTGCAGAATGCCTATGCCCAGATGGTAGTGTGGTTGATGCAAACACTCCCTGTAAAAGGAAGGTGAGCTGGTCTATACAGAGCTGCTTGTTCCATATGTTGGGTTCAGTATACAGCATATTTACTTAAATATTTTCCTTTCTATTAAAGGACAACTATCCCAATATGGGTTTTAATGGTGGTCAACATAAAACTCTTGCAAAGGCAAAACCAAATACAGCAGAAGGCAACTGGTCACTTGCAGCAGTTCTCACTGTAACTTTCTTGATCCTTGCAATAATAGGAGTTGCATACTATTTGTACAAGAGGCAAATGGTTAACCTGAAGAAACTGGATGTTAGGTAAGTAGACATTTTAAAAAACAGGTAAGTTTTTAATGCTTACTTCATATACTGACACCTTTTTGTTCCTTGACAGTGTTCATTTCCGGAACCCAGGATTTGGATTCCAGAGCACTCCAGGCCCAAAAACTTCAGCAGCAGCTCTAAAGCCTGGAGAACATGAATATGTGAATCCACTCCAAATGCCTAAAGAGACAGTATGTTAATTGACTAATAGATCTGCTGCAGGATTGACCCTGTGAAAATActaattttcattatttctttccagGTCTCTCCACGTGTctaaatgttacaaatttggaagTGCTATTTGTGGAGTTGGTACAGAAGCTGTAAGGCTACTATGCATTTAGAGAAATTAAGGATAGTTCCCAAAGATATGTGTGAAGTGGTCATGGTTGTATTGCATGTCAGTGtgttaatatttattaaaattctGTTGGTTATAAAGGACATTGTActcctgatttttaaaaaaaaataaaagcagaaGATGAAACTTGAGATTCAGAGGCAAATAATTTTCCTGCTTTTATTACTGTGTAACAAGTTTCCAGAGTAATAAAACGGAATCAATGAACTGCTGAACAATAGTCAGTGTTGTAAATTTTTCTGAAAGTATAAGCTTTGAACAGTAAATTGTTTCCCATTGTTTGCAAGGCAATAGTTCCACTTGCAATCAGATTCTACTGGACATAGTTGTCAACTATGAAAATTCATTGCATTGGCAGCTGAATCATCTTTTTCTATTAAACATGAGCTCTGCACTCCAGGCTCCTTCTGGGTGAAAAATGCTTCTAATAGTGCACTACATGACATTTTCTCAAAACTGAATGATCTTACCATTCCAGTTCAAAGTCAAAATACCTTCTAAGTGGAAAAAAGTGGTTCCATTTAAGAGGAAACTTTAACTTAGGAAAACCTAGATAAAGAGTAACTCTGATTTTTCCTTAACAAAATCAGTTATGCATGTAGTTAAAATTATAGCTGACATATCTTAAAAACAGTAATCAACCACTAAGGGATAAATTTCCAGAACCCTAGAGTATGACTGGATCCACAGTCCACTTCATAAGTCCACTTCATATGATCATAACACCTCTTGCCAACAGTGGAAGAGGAACTAATAGATACATCAGGTGATGGAACACTTGAAAATGAACTATGATCTCTTAAATTTTTAGTCCAGACTAGAAATAAATATCCCAATTTAGCAAGgatggcagtgaaaattttattacccTCGCCTACAACTTACTTGGCAGTCAACATTATCTGCAATGACTTTCTTAAAGACGAAACATAGATTTCGACTGCAGCTCGAAGGGGATTTGACAGTTGCTGCTTCAAAGATCCAACTAAGATTGGAACTGCTTTATTTGCAAATTCAAGTATGCACATTccattaaataaagtaaaaataacacATTAGATTCAGAAGTGGAAAACATAATTCTTAAAGTGCATATGATATTAACAGAATTTCAAACAGCAATCTGAAAAGTTGTTCAAATTTAATAATCAGTCTCCTTAGTGATGGATGCAATATGTTAATGACACATAGCATTTTTCTAAACATATTACAATACACAATCACTTAAAATTCATTAAGTGAAATGTCAAAATGCaaaatttccttactgacatcttgcTTCAAAATATCCGGACTAATGTACTAGAGTAGTCTTGCTACATAAGCAGAAACAATTTATGTAGCATAACAGTTCAGGTTCCAGAAGAGTTGCCCAACTGCAGATGCTTTAACAATGTCAGAGTAGACAATTAGTGATGGGGAGGGAATCACATAGTCCAGAAGTGGTACTTCAATGAATATTAGTTACAGTAAATCCCATTagtgagaaagcaacagaagattgtaaatgttTTCCAAAGAACTATTAAATGGGTCCCAGAAAACAGTACCTAAATCCTGGAAAAATCATGCTTATCAGTTCAGCCATATTAGCAACTGATATAGCATAAGGAGTAAGTAAATTGGCTCAATGATACAAAAATTTGGGTGTAGGTATTGATAAAACCTTGAACTGGTAGAAGCAAGTTACAGGGCTTCTCAAAGTTCAGCTACTTCTGCTCTTCATCTCTCTTCATACAATTTCTAGTCTTGGAAACTAATCTTACATATGTTGCATATTTACAATCAGTATCTGATGGAATTATATAAGGAAGAATAGGAACATGACAATCAGTTACAGTcccattagtgttttttttttctttttaaaaatcatTGCTTAGCCAGATTTCAGCtatggccatcttcagtgcatttaagTGGGTTACAATCAAATGCATAACAGTACTTGTCATAACTTTACTGGTGTATAGGCAGAAGGAAAATTTTCTTCTGCCTAGACATCAATAGTCAAATGGTGACATGTGTTGCTAAGAGTTTGTTGGATTGTAACCCACTCGTAtggactga from Schistocerca cancellata isolate TAMUIC-IGC-003103 chromosome 7, iqSchCanc2.1, whole genome shotgun sequence harbors:
- the LOC126092695 gene encoding vitellogenin receptor-like, encoding MTVGAVLQVLAVWLLLTVVAIQGDESCKPPHHMRCDNGMCIMVFFRCDGDNDCGDWSDEHGCNGTEPATPECMADEFRCGDGTCIPPEWICDGSQDCSDGSDEVLGCSKQLSCHEDFLCDNHHCVPKAWQCDGNDDCGDGSDEMNCHGKSAKPDCDVAHNLYACRDGLHCIEMTEVCDGTPHCLDASDEGLLCQKSKSLCASKGCTFKCQPTPNGPLCLCPLGFALVEEKYCRDVDECLTYGICSQKCNNTNGGYLCYCAEGYSLQSNNHTCAANEGEAVLLFSTKTEVRAYFMKNKVYITIADNQKHIAGVGYDGSYVYWTSVRDSEEAILRSNADGSAIDVLVTSGLSLPEDLALDLVTGNIYFTDGEESYIGVCTKTGKECAVLVNEDVLKPRGIALLVQKGQMFWSDWGNVPKIATAGMDGSFPRVLVSEVQWPNGIAIDLGNKRLYWVDAKLQTIESVTLDGSDRRIILKDVVKHPYSIAVFEDTLYWSDWHGKQILSCNKYTGKEHKNLVRSRKNHIYGISIYHPVLHPQVRNPCESAGCSDICMLAPEDSYTCTCPEGKQLASDQHTCMDLQRKQLIVATASNRIVEVEHRILGKQSYSVMMPTGIQQIDATTYSPIDDMLIFADNSQRKLFTLSLATMRLKTLIRRRIGWLTSMDFDPYGNNLYWTDSERNIVEVMSMATKQRSVLLRGVGDEAPHSIAVVPQEGYMFVACGMEGKIHIDKMFMDGSGKRDHSIKGIKGPEVSLWYESGLNEIFWADSGKKTIGSFPIDGEGRHIVQRLTASPVAIASVAQDLFWTVGGSNYLYWANKYMIEGKVKRVTLEMEESQNIRLTAVKGVKFPPTHPCHILNGGCSHLCLLRGQQHVCGCPEGMYLQGNNGTCIADVCKGNEFHCERDKICIPAASRCNGVLDCPGGDDERNCDQCRDYEFRCDNGQCISFEMKCDGTKQCQDGSDERHCERTACLPDEFECTNGGCIDRHMRCDARSDCEDSSDEENCAAVTCQEEEYRCEVGTCLPASWECDGEVNCPDGSDEHDQCPPPTCGPQEFMCSNGNCIYVEFICDTQDDCGDGSDEKQCSAPTTKNISCTKDEFLCSSTKGTCIPSTQRCDGNADCPKAEDERGCGCDPQEFECKNGKCIASSWVCDTMNDCGDGSDEDPDRCTSKKGEKKCAGFACASGKCLEVKQLCDGTKDCEDGSDEGGKCGSACKGSPCDGGCQPTPAGPQCYCDEGYELQPDGRSCHDINECLQHVCSQVCLNVPGSFRCACMPEYSLKLDRISCKAKGRPMEYVFVVGESEIRIASQSFSHVDVVHRHTSLKVTGLDVDAREDLVYWSARDTNTIYSLSLKTRNKTSITGLGKPTEIAIDWLTKNVYYVNELFVSQSYLQVCSLADKLCAKVINGEHNTEIKNLVVDPPSGLLFWTETSMFTFGTPSNAILSAEMSGANKQRVIKSILGYVSGLAVDPIKRRLYWAERLSHVIEAVDYSGENRQQLFRKQVENPTCLVLFEDNLHWLTSGSGVLTRCRIFGVLPTCEKIHIHASDADYFTIVQETRQLKGHNPCKGHSCSYLCVLSPRGAECLCPDGSVVDANTPCKRKDNYPNMGFNGGQHKTLAKAKPNTAEGNWSLAAVLTVTFLILAIIGVAYYLYKRQMVNLKKLDVSVHFRNPGFGFQSTPGPKTSAAALKPGEHEYVNPLQMPKETVSPRV